The bacterium genome includes a window with the following:
- the secA gene encoding preprotein translocase subunit SecA, which yields MFGSLLKKIFGTKKERDFRRLMPLAEEITALEPAITQLSDAQLQAKTDEFKKRLAEGETLEDILFEAFAVVREVGKRTINMRHFDVQLIGGIVLHEGKIAEMKTGEGKTLVATLPAYLNALTGKGVHIVTVNDYLAKRDREWMGPIYEFLGLSVGVIQHDLNFRERQQAYSCDITYGTNNEFGFDYLRDNMVGHKDLKVQRGHYFAIVDEVDSILIDEARTPLIISGPAEESTDKYYKVDKIIPYLRKETDYQVDEKLRTANLTEEGVTKVEKLLKVKNLYEPSNIDLSHHVVQALKAHTLFQRDVEYMVKDGEVVIIDEFTGRLMPGRRYSEGLHQALEAKEALRVRQENQTLATITFQNYFRMYEKLAGMTGTADTEAEEFDKIYKLEVVVIPTNKSLIRTEYPDVIYKTEKAKFKAVIQEIVELYKAGRPVLVGTISVEKSERLSALLKKEAIPHQVLNAKYHEMEAHIVAQAGHKKAVTIATNMAGRGTDIVLGGNPPDPKEHDEVVKSGGLHILGTERHESRRIDNQLRGRAGRQGDPGSSKFYLSLEDDLMRIFGSEKIQGIMETLGLGEDDVIEHPWITTAIERAQKQVEGHNFDIRKRLLEFDDVMNQQRTIIYQERDRILNEESISEHIQEIIDEVMDDTIYSYANEKDHPSDWNKEGLMNGLYQVFGIIMDLSNVQNFDDLKEMVTSTIKEVYKEREDLIGKEQMDQLQRSIMLHVLDAHWKDHLHNMDYLREGINLRAYGQKDPLVEYRHESYRMFDALIVKVKEEAVGYLFKVQIVANPVLQQRPVQMVERRETIPTKHPQKQKEIPIIEEKHKLGRNDPCPCGSGKKYKKCCLEKGNRSGGNLP from the coding sequence ATGTTTGGGAGTTTATTAAAAAAGATTTTTGGGACTAAAAAAGAGCGGGATTTTCGTCGGCTAATGCCTTTAGCTGAAGAAATTACTGCATTAGAACCAGCAATTACTCAATTATCTGATGCCCAGTTACAGGCAAAAACAGATGAATTTAAAAAAAGATTAGCCGAGGGCGAAACATTGGAAGATATTTTATTCGAGGCATTTGCCGTGGTGCGTGAAGTTGGGAAACGCACCATTAATATGCGACATTTTGATGTGCAATTAATTGGTGGGATAGTCTTACACGAAGGTAAAATTGCCGAGATGAAAACAGGTGAAGGGAAAACTTTAGTCGCCACTCTACCCGCATACCTGAACGCATTGACAGGCAAAGGCGTCCATATCGTTACGGTTAATGATTATTTAGCCAAAAGAGACCGCGAATGGATGGGACCAATCTACGAATTTTTAGGTCTTAGCGTAGGGGTCATTCAGCATGATTTGAATTTTCGAGAGCGACAACAGGCTTATAGCTGTGATATTACCTACGGCACAAATAATGAGTTTGGTTTTGATTACCTCCGAGATAATATGGTTGGACATAAAGACCTGAAGGTGCAACGAGGCCATTATTTTGCCATTGTGGACGAGGTAGATTCTATATTAATCGATGAGGCAAGAACACCACTTATTATCTCAGGCCCAGCCGAAGAATCTACGGATAAATACTATAAAGTTGATAAAATTATCCCTTACCTTCGTAAGGAAACTGATTATCAGGTTGATGAAAAACTTCGCACGGCTAATTTAACTGAAGAAGGGGTAACAAAGGTAGAAAAATTACTTAAGGTAAAAAATCTTTATGAACCGAGTAATATAGATTTATCCCATCATGTTGTTCAGGCACTAAAAGCCCATACATTATTCCAGCGAGATGTCGAGTATATGGTTAAAGATGGTGAAGTGGTAATTATAGACGAATTTACTGGTCGGTTGATGCCCGGTCGCAGATACTCAGAAGGACTTCATCAAGCCCTTGAGGCAAAAGAGGCTCTCCGCGTCAGACAGGAAAATCAAACCCTGGCTACGATTACCTTCCAGAATTACTTCCGAATGTATGAAAAATTAGCCGGAATGACCGGAACAGCAGATACAGAGGCAGAAGAATTTGATAAGATTTATAAATTAGAAGTAGTCGTTATTCCAACTAATAAATCCCTGATTCGCACCGAGTATCCGGATGTTATTTATAAAACAGAAAAAGCGAAATTCAAAGCCGTTATTCAGGAAATCGTAGAGTTATATAAAGCCGGCAGACCGGTGTTGGTCGGAACTATCTCTGTAGAAAAGTCAGAACGGCTCAGTGCCCTGCTAAAAAAAGAGGCTATCCCTCATCAGGTGCTTAATGCTAAATATCATGAAATGGAGGCACACATAGTTGCCCAGGCTGGACATAAAAAAGCAGTAACTATTGCCACAAATATGGCTGGTAGAGGAACAGATATTGTCCTTGGCGGTAATCCACCAGATCCAAAAGAACACGATGAAGTCGTCAAATCAGGCGGGTTACATATTCTCGGTACTGAGCGGCATGAATCAAGAAGAATTGATAACCAACTTCGGGGTCGGGCTGGAAGACAGGGAGACCCAGGCTCATCTAAATTTTATCTTTCATTAGAAGATGATTTGATGCGAATATTTGGTTCTGAGAAAATTCAAGGGATTATGGAAACTCTGGGGTTAGGAGAAGACGATGTGATTGAACATCCCTGGATTACTACCGCAATTGAACGAGCCCAAAAACAGGTGGAAGGCCATAATTTTGACATCCGGAAAAGATTATTAGAATTCGATGATGTCATGAATCAGCAAAGAACCATTATTTATCAAGAAAGGGATAGAATTTTAAACGAAGAAAGTATCTCAGAACATATCCAGGAAATAATTGATGAAGTTATGGATGACACCATTTATTCTTACGCTAATGAAAAAGACCATCCCAGTGATTGGAATAAAGAGGGTTTAATGAATGGATTATATCAAGTTTTTGGGATAATAATGGACTTAAGTAATGTGCAAAACTTTGATGACCTGAAAGAAATGGTAACTTCCACAATTAAAGAGGTCTATAAAGAAAGAGAGGATTTAATTGGAAAAGAACAGATGGACCAACTTCAACGAAGCATTATGCTTCATGTGCTTGATGCCCATTGGAAAGACCATCTCCATAATATGGACTATCTTCGCGAAGGAATTAATTTACGCGCCTATGGACAAAAAGACCCATTAGTTGAATATCGGCATGAAAGCTATCGAATGTTTGACGCATTAATTGTCAAGGTTAAAGAGGAGGCAGTCGGATACCTCTTTAAAGTTCAAATAGTGGCAAACCCTGTCCTCCAGCAAAGACCTGTTCAAATGGTAGAAAGAAGAGAAACCATCCCGACAAAACATCCCCAAAAGCAAAAAGAAATACCAATAATAGAAGAAAAACATAAACTGGGCAGAAATGACCCCTGTCCTTGTGGCAGTGGCAAGAAATACAAAAAATGCTGTCTGGAAAAGGGTAACCGTTCAGGTGGTAATTTACCGTAG
- a CDS encoding 5-formyltetrahydrofolate cyclo-ligase, whose product MKTDLRKAILARRDLLTIQEITAKSFKIKGRLFDLAEFKESAFVCFYVSFKSEVQTHQMIKETLMLNKKVAVPIVERNKSLSLCELKDFDKELEVGKFGILESKLEYRRPVDLSKVKLVIVPGVVFDKNGNRIGYGGGYYDNLLSKMCGIPFIGLAYELQIVNDVPAEDRDIPVHKIITENRVINRT is encoded by the coding sequence ATGAAAACTGATTTAAGAAAGGCAATCTTAGCCAGAAGAGATTTGTTAACTATCCAGGAGATAACCGCAAAAAGTTTTAAGATAAAAGGAAGGCTTTTTGATTTAGCAGAATTTAAAGAGTCAGCCTTTGTCTGTTTTTATGTCTCTTTTAAAAGTGAAGTCCAGACACATCAGATGATTAAAGAGACATTAATGCTGAATAAAAAAGTTGCGGTGCCAATCGTCGAACGAAACAAAAGTTTATCTCTTTGTGAATTAAAGGATTTTGATAAAGAGCTGGAAGTCGGTAAATTTGGAATTTTAGAGTCAAAACTTGAATATCGAAGACCGGTAGATTTATCAAAAGTAAAGTTAGTGATTGTTCCGGGGGTAGTTTTTGATAAAAACGGCAATCGCATTGGTTATGGAGGAGGCTATTACGATAATTTATTAAGCAAGATGTGCGGTATTCCTTTTATTGGTTTAGCATATGAATTGCAAATTGTGAATGATGTGCCTGCAGAAGACCGAGATATCCCGGTGCATAAAATTATTACGGAAAACAGAGTTATAAATAGGACATAA
- the moaC gene encoding cyclic pyranopterin monophosphate synthase MoaC, whose amino-acid sequence MSKLTHFDKQGQPRMVDVSQKDVTSRIAIARAKVLMKKETIELICNKKIQKGDVLSVAATAGILAAKKTSELIPMCHPLMIESADIRFNLNETDIEIEAQVTVWAKTGVEMEVLTAVSIAALTIYDMCKSVDREMTISEIQLIKKAGGKSGIWKRI is encoded by the coding sequence ATGTCTAAATTAACCCATTTTGACAAACAGGGACAACCCAGGATGGTTGATGTCAGTCAGAAGGATGTAACTTCACGAATAGCCATCGCCAGAGCAAAGGTTTTGATGAAAAAAGAAACTATTGAGCTCATTTGTAATAAAAAGATACAAAAAGGCGATGTATTAAGTGTTGCCGCAACTGCCGGGATTTTAGCCGCTAAAAAAACATCCGAATTAATCCCTATGTGTCATCCATTAATGATAGAATCTGCTGATATTAGGTTTAATCTAAATGAGACTGACATAGAAATAGAGGCACAGGTTACTGTCTGGGCTAAAACAGGCGTAGAAATGGAGGTTTTAACCGCAGTTTCTATTGCCGCCTTGACTATCTATGATATGTGTAAGTCCGTTGACCGCGAAATGACTATTTCAGAGATACAATTGATTAAAAAAGCAGGCGGTAAAAGCGGAATATGGAAAAGGATATAA
- the murI gene encoding glutamate racemase, with amino-acid sequence MANKNLPIGIFDSGVGGLTVAAEIMKTLPSEDIIYFGDLARTPYGSKSQETVRRFSLEIANFLIEQQVKMIVVACNTASSLALGVLKERFSLPIIGVIQAGVLKAIKISRSKRIGVIGTQATISSNAYLEAIKAIDPTIQVTNQPCPLFVPLVEEGWFEHKVTKLVAQDYFTPLKNNQIDTLILGCTHYPFLKNILQEIMGNEVVLVDSAIEVAFQTKKVLEENNLLCNQNPTPVYKFYVSDASSKFVEIGKRLLGEKIGVVKQVEIGTM; translated from the coding sequence ATGGCGAATAAAAATTTACCTATTGGTATCTTTGACTCTGGAGTTGGTGGGTTGACGGTAGCGGCTGAAATAATGAAAACCTTACCTTCAGAAGATATAATCTATTTTGGTGATTTAGCCCGAACCCCTTATGGCTCAAAATCTCAAGAAACTGTCCGCAGATTTTCCCTTGAGATTGCTAACTTTCTTATCGAACAGCAGGTGAAAATGATTGTCGTTGCCTGTAATACTGCATCATCTTTAGCCTTAGGTGTATTAAAAGAAAGATTTAGCCTGCCAATTATCGGTGTCATCCAGGCTGGTGTTTTGAAGGCAATAAAGATAAGTCGGTCTAAAAGAATAGGTGTGATTGGCACTCAAGCTACCATTTCCAGCAATGCCTACCTTGAGGCAATTAAAGCCATAGACCCCACCATTCAGGTCACAAATCAACCCTGCCCTTTATTTGTGCCATTAGTAGAAGAAGGTTGGTTTGAACATAAAGTAACTAAATTAGTGGCACAAGACTATTTTACCCCATTAAAAAACAATCAAATAGACACACTAATTTTAGGCTGCACACATTATCCATTCTTAAAAAACATCTTACAAGAAATTATGGGGAATGAAGTCGTATTGGTTGATTCCGCAATTGAAGTTGCCTTCCAGACAAAAAAGGTATTAGAGGAAAATAACTTACTTTGTAACCAAAATCCTACCCCTGTCTATAAATTTTATGTCAGCGACGCCTCTTCAAAATTTGTCGAAATAGGTAAAAGATTATTAGGTGAAAAAATTGGGGTAGTAAAGCAGGTTGAAATAGGAACTATGTAA
- the lpxI gene encoding UDP-2,3-diacylglucosamine diphosphatase LpxI (LpxI, functionally equivalent to LpxH, replaces it in LPS biosynthesis in a minority of bacteria.) codes for MVSHKKMGLITGRGNLPVILAQQIKKQNIELVIISLVKDEQNELQAIANKFYSFEIGQMQTIIETLIQEGIKEIFMIGKVDKEIIFDKSKLDNRAIGLLSKLKARDDNAIMKAIIDELANDGLLVLDQRQYLSDLLAQKGILTRMQPTQEQWLDIEYGLLMAKSIASLNIGQSVVVKDRVVLAVEAIEGTDETILRAGSFGQEGLVVAKTSKSDHDIRFDIPTVGISTIKTMIKAKATVLALESEKVLIVNKDAVIKEADKVKIVIAVL; via the coding sequence TTGGTTTCTCATAAAAAGATGGGACTGATTACTGGCAGAGGTAATTTACCTGTGATTTTAGCTCAACAAATAAAAAAACAAAATATTGAACTTGTTATCATTAGCCTGGTTAAAGATGAACAAAATGAACTGCAGGCAATTGCCAATAAATTCTATTCCTTTGAAATTGGTCAGATGCAGACAATAATTGAGACATTAATTCAAGAAGGCATAAAAGAGATTTTTATGATTGGTAAGGTTGATAAAGAAATAATCTTTGATAAATCAAAGTTAGACAATAGAGCAATTGGTCTATTGTCTAAATTAAAAGCCAGAGATGATAACGCCATTATGAAAGCAATAATAGATGAACTTGCAAATGATGGTCTTTTGGTTTTGGACCAAAGGCAATATCTGTCAGATTTATTAGCTCAAAAAGGCATATTAACCCGGATGCAGCCAACACAAGAGCAATGGCTCGATATTGAATATGGTCTTTTGATGGCGAAAAGTATTGCCTCTCTAAACATTGGCCAGTCAGTTGTTGTCAAAGATAGAGTGGTTTTAGCTGTAGAGGCAATAGAAGGCACGGATGAGACAATTTTAAGGGCTGGTAGTTTTGGTCAAGAGGGATTAGTTGTGGCTAAAACATCTAAATCTGACCATGATATTCGATTTGATATTCCCACAGTTGGTATTTCAACGATTAAAACAATGATTAAGGCAAAAGCAACGGTTTTAGCCCTAGAGTCAGAAAAGGTATTAATTGTAAATAAAGATGCGGTGATAAAAGAGGCAGATAAGGTTAAAATTGTCATTGCGGTCTTATAA
- a CDS encoding LysM peptidoglycan-binding domain-containing protein, with product MPIIYIMRESGFIFICGAIFYLCVTLNYPILDILLNPAKAANNRPINLKCDDLLLTSTVKTHQWQITPVKNQSEKSNSVNSPQKTNPILQQEKKTFITHIVKPGDTLYKISNKYNVSPGTICKLNKLKGNSILSVGMELKIVNRS from the coding sequence ATGCCGATTATATATATTATGCGAGAAAGTGGCTTTATTTTTATTTGCGGCGCAATCTTTTATCTTTGCGTTACCTTAAATTATCCTATTCTGGATATATTACTTAATCCGGCTAAAGCGGCCAATAATAGACCCATTAACTTAAAATGTGACGACTTACTCCTTACTTCTACTGTCAAAACTCATCAGTGGCAAATAACTCCAGTAAAGAATCAATCTGAAAAATCAAATTCCGTAAACTCCCCTCAAAAAACTAATCCTATCCTTCAGCAGGAGAAAAAAACTTTCATAACTCATATTGTTAAACCAGGGGATACCTTATACAAGATTTCAAATAAATATAATGTTTCTCCAGGAACTATTTGTAAATTAAATAAGTTAAAAGGAAATAGCATCCTTTCTGTTGGGATGGAATTAAAGATAGTGAATAGAAGTTAG
- a CDS encoding shikimate dehydrogenase, with protein MNINALTKIVGLIGYPIDYTLSPLMHNAAFKELNLNFVYLPFKVKPENLNLAINGLLGLNISGANVTIPYKEVVMKYLDKFSYEAGLIGAVNTICVDDGKLIGDNTDGKGFVASLIEEMNVDPADKKVFILGAGGAARAIGFSLAKSGIKRITFMDKDVVKAETLTTQIKHYFPKLCIETVRLEDKEFEDNIKDSDILINATPCGMSRNDPLLINPDWLSSRQVVYDIIYKPVQTLLLKVAREKGCKTQNGLGMLVHQGALAFEMWTGKKAPVEIMRKAVIKDLSTTD; from the coding sequence ATGAATATCAACGCCTTAACAAAGATAGTTGGATTAATTGGTTATCCCATAGATTATACCTTATCCCCCCTGATGCATAATGCCGCATTTAAAGAATTAAACCTGAACTTTGTCTATCTACCATTTAAAGTCAAACCAGAAAACCTGAATTTAGCCATTAATGGTTTGTTAGGCTTAAATATTTCTGGAGCAAATGTAACCATACCTTACAAAGAAGTGGTAATGAAGTATTTAGATAAGTTTTCCTATGAGGCAGGTTTAATTGGAGCAGTAAATACTATTTGTGTGGATGACGGAAAACTAATTGGAGATAATACGGATGGGAAGGGATTTGTTGCCTCACTTATCGAAGAGATGAATGTTGACCCTGCGGATAAAAAGGTTTTTATTTTAGGTGCCGGCGGAGCGGCACGGGCAATCGGCTTCTCATTGGCTAAATCAGGAATCAAAAGAATAACTTTTATGGATAAAGATGTGGTTAAGGCAGAAACACTCACGACACAGATTAAACATTATTTTCCCAAATTATGTATTGAGACCGTGAGATTAGAAGATAAAGAATTTGAAGATAATATTAAAGATAGCGATATACTCATCAATGCGACACCCTGTGGTATGTCGAGAAATGACCCCTTATTAATTAATCCAGATTGGCTTTCTTCCCGGCAGGTAGTTTATGACATCATCTACAAACCAGTTCAAACCCTGCTTCTTAAAGTAGCCCGCGAAAAAGGATGCAAAACACAAAATGGGCTCGGAATGTTGGTTCATCAAGGAGCACTCGCATTTGAGATGTGGACAGGTAAAAAAGCACCAGTTGAGATAATGCGAAAGGCAGTAATCAAAGATTTATCAACCACTGATTAA
- a CDS encoding GAF domain-containing protein encodes MSEETIEQNKQLQRLSSLYIIGKAMGSTIILDELLDLIMDACISQLEADTGSIMLLNEEKGELTISIARGLSPEVISNTRIKLGDGIAGTVAKEGEPLLLIGKVTDLRFRKIREEERIKSAMCVPLSVRDKVIGVISVNRLIKPIDYTSEDLGLLSLFASQAASAIANAELYSKAESRINELTKINEITQTLNSIRSEEEIFRLVGDTLHEIVKFDFCALLLYENDENNWLWIKTNTQLSQKYISEIKDKLVSMFSNLSDIKITPEHLITTIDKIGESMDKSIIGKKFESFLAFPLVVRGNVIGIFNICRVEEQAFNQDNLRVLSTLANTVAISLENARLYRGMKQKVSELSTLFEVGKTISSTLDLEKVLTLILEVAARLMEASICSLRLIGEEREIVLNASYGLMQEYFNEKGTTIGQRKTISEEALQERKPVIITDVPNDKKYYHPEYVAKEGVNSLLCIPLVVKEESIGVLTVYSTRRQRYTQDQVNLLSAIADQAAIAVSNAKLHEEIHNSFLRTVKALAAAVDAKDPYTKGHSESVVKYTLDIARELELTEEDIESLEIAALLHDIGKIGIKEDVLLKPGKLDEDEWRVIKEHPMISAKILGPVEFPEIIMLAVRLHHEQIDGKGYPDGLSHDKIPLHASIIKVADAFDAMTSDRPYRKALPLDVAINELKKGSGSQFHPGVVQAFLRILEREQHNLQQIAG; translated from the coding sequence ATGTCTGAGGAGACAATTGAACAAAATAAACAACTCCAGAGATTATCCAGCCTCTATATAATTGGTAAAGCAATGGGTTCAACCATTATTCTGGATGAACTGCTTGATTTGATTATGGATGCCTGCATATCTCAGTTAGAAGCTGATACAGGCTCAATAATGTTACTTAATGAAGAAAAAGGAGAATTAACAATAAGTATCGCCAGAGGGCTTTCACCTGAGGTAATTTCAAATACCAGGATAAAATTAGGTGATGGGATTGCCGGGACAGTGGCAAAAGAAGGAGAACCTCTACTCCTTATTGGTAAAGTAACTGACCTGCGTTTTAGAAAGATACGGGAAGAAGAAAGAATAAAATCCGCTATGTGTGTTCCTCTTTCGGTTCGTGATAAAGTCATTGGTGTCATATCTGTTAATCGGCTAATTAAACCAATAGATTATACCAGTGAAGATTTAGGGCTTTTATCTTTATTCGCCAGTCAAGCCGCTTCCGCCATAGCCAATGCAGAACTTTATAGTAAAGCCGAATCAAGAATTAATGAACTGACTAAAATAAATGAGATTACTCAAACACTTAATTCTATCCGCAGTGAGGAGGAAATATTTAGATTAGTTGGAGATACCCTGCATGAGATAGTCAAATTTGATTTTTGTGCACTACTACTCTATGAAAATGACGAAAATAACTGGTTGTGGATAAAAACCAATACTCAACTCTCTCAAAAATATATTAGTGAGATTAAAGATAAATTAGTCTCTATGTTTAGTAACCTCTCAGATATTAAAATTACCCCGGAACACCTTATCACCACGATAGATAAAATAGGAGAATCAATGGATAAATCTATCATTGGGAAAAAGTTTGAATCATTCCTTGCATTTCCATTAGTCGTTCGAGGGAATGTAATTGGTATCTTTAATATCTGCCGTGTTGAAGAGCAAGCATTTAATCAAGATAATTTAAGGGTGTTATCTACTTTAGCCAATACAGTGGCTATTTCCTTAGAAAATGCTCGATTATACCGCGGAATGAAACAAAAGGTAAGTGAATTATCCACATTATTTGAGGTAGGTAAGACGATTTCTTCTACTTTAGATTTAGAGAAGGTTTTAACCTTAATTTTAGAGGTAGCCGCAAGACTTATGGAAGCATCCATTTGCTCTTTAAGACTGATTGGAGAAGAAAGGGAAATAGTATTAAATGCCTCTTATGGTTTAATGCAAGAGTATTTTAATGAAAAAGGAACAACCATTGGTCAACGCAAAACCATAAGTGAGGAGGCACTTCAAGAACGAAAACCAGTGATTATCACTGATGTCCCTAATGATAAAAAATACTACCATCCTGAATATGTGGCTAAAGAAGGTGTAAATTCATTATTATGTATTCCATTAGTGGTGAAGGAAGAATCAATTGGAGTCCTGACGGTATATTCTACACGGCGCCAAAGATATACACAAGACCAGGTAAATTTACTTTCGGCTATTGCCGACCAGGCGGCTATAGCGGTTTCAAATGCCAAATTACATGAAGAAATACATAATAGTTTCCTGCGCACCGTTAAGGCATTGGCCGCGGCCGTAGATGCTAAAGACCCCTATACTAAAGGACATTCTGAATCAGTAGTTAAATATACATTAGATATAGCCAGAGAATTAGAACTCACGGAAGAAGATATAGAATCGCTTGAAATTGCCGCACTTCTCCATGACATAGGTAAAATTGGGATAAAAGAAGATGTGCTTCTCAAACCTGGTAAATTAGATGAAGATGAATGGCGTGTCATCAAGGAACATCCAATGATTAGTGCTAAAATTCTGGGACCTGTAGAATTTCCGGAAATAATAATGTTAGCCGTCAGACTTCACCATGAACAAATAGATGGCAAGGGTTACCCTGATGGATTAAGCCATGACAAAATACCTTTACATGCAAGTATTATTAAGGTTGCGGATGCCTTTGATGCGATGACATCAGATAGACCTTACCGTAAAGCATTGCCGCTGGATGTGGCTATAAATGAATTAAAGAAAGGCTCAGGAAGTCAGTTTCATCCGGGAGTCGTCCAGGCATTTCTCAGAATACTTGAACGAGAACAACATAATCTTCAACAAATCGCAGGATAA